The following proteins come from a genomic window of Chitinophagaceae bacterium:
- a CDS encoding UPF0175 family protein encodes MKTIQIDIPDNLDLNEREIKMLLASRLYENGKLTIGQAAQMVGLSKKAFMEILVDYGVSIFNYPPSELDNDIKNAKGHSR; translated from the coding sequence ATGAAAACAATACAAATAGACATACCGGATAATTTAGATTTAAATGAACGGGAAATAAAAATGTTACTTGCTTCCCGATTATATGAAAATGGTAAACTTACTATCGGACAGGCAGCTCAGATGGTTGGCTTGTCTAAAAAAGCTTTTATGGAAATTTTAGTGGATTATGGAGTTTCCATATTTAATTACCCTCCTTCTGAATTGGATAATGATATAAAGAATGCAAAAGGCCATAGTCGCTGA